One segment of Streptomyces sp. NA02950 DNA contains the following:
- a CDS encoding LLM class flavin-dependent oxidoreductase, which yields MRVSSDRVRTTRFSVLDRSRTRQGRDRSRELRDTVRFARQAEALGYHRFWVSEHHSVPGVAGSAPTVLAAAVAGATTRIRVGTGGVMLPNHRPLVVAEQFGVLESLYPGRIDMGLGRSVGFTDGIRRALGAGKDAADDFGTRLGELLGYFTGDQRAHPQVHAHPAEGLTLPAFVLATGAGADVAAAAGLSLVIGDFRGEDTMLRAIERYRSGFRPSGWSAEPYVIVSGNVAVAETTEEARRLLVPEAWAMAYSRTHGVFPPLTPPEEIEDLAMSGRMSEKERGFCERGLSAGLHGTENEVAAALDGLIGRSGADEVLVTTSTYDRGAQLDSYRRLARLAGLTEPSVPSESSEPTRSADAA from the coding sequence GTGAGAGTGAGTTCCGATCGCGTCCGCACCACCCGCTTCTCCGTCCTGGACCGCTCCCGCACCCGCCAGGGCCGGGACCGGTCACGGGAGCTGCGCGACACCGTGCGGTTCGCGCGGCAGGCCGAAGCCCTCGGCTACCACCGCTTCTGGGTCTCGGAGCACCACAGCGTGCCCGGCGTGGCCGGTTCGGCGCCCACCGTGCTGGCGGCGGCCGTGGCCGGGGCGACCACCCGCATCCGGGTGGGCACCGGCGGGGTGATGCTGCCGAACCACCGCCCGCTGGTGGTGGCGGAGCAGTTCGGGGTGCTGGAGTCCCTCTACCCGGGCCGGATCGACATGGGCCTCGGCCGTTCCGTCGGCTTCACCGACGGCATACGGCGCGCCCTGGGCGCCGGCAAGGACGCCGCCGACGACTTCGGCACCCGGCTGGGCGAGCTGCTCGGCTATTTCACCGGGGACCAGCGCGCCCACCCCCAGGTCCACGCCCACCCCGCCGAGGGGCTGACCCTCCCGGCGTTCGTCCTGGCCACCGGCGCCGGGGCGGATGTGGCCGCGGCCGCCGGACTCTCCCTCGTGATCGGCGACTTCCGCGGCGAGGACACCATGCTGCGCGCGATCGAGCGCTACCGGAGCGGCTTCCGCCCCTCGGGGTGGTCGGCCGAGCCCTATGTGATCGTCTCGGGCAATGTCGCGGTCGCCGAAACGACCGAGGAGGCCCGCCGCTTGCTCGTCCCCGAGGCCTGGGCGATGGCCTACTCCCGCACCCACGGCGTCTTCCCGCCGCTCACCCCGCCCGAGGAGATCGAGGATCTGGCGATGAGCGGGAGGATGAGCGAGAAGGAACGCGGCTTCTGCGAACGGGGCCTGAGCGCCGGGCTCCACGGCACCGAGAACGAAGTCGCCGCCGCGCTCGACGGGTTGATCGGGCGCAGCGGCGCGGATGAAGTGCTGGTCACCACCAGTACGTACGACCGTGGGGCCCAGCTCGACTCCTACCGGCGGCTCGCCCGGCTGGCGGGCCTGACTGAGCCGTCGGTGCCGTCGGAGTCGTCCGAGCCGACGCGGTCGGCGGACGCCGCTTGA
- a CDS encoding TerD family protein has translation MTPGSNLPLPVARVAVDVTAPVRLDVSGLLLTAHGKVRSDDDFVFYNQPSGPGVTHRAGAGGAGDTITVDTAAVPADIEKIVVTASLDQPGATFSGTEPTATVRGADDGAVIASFTPPRLGTETALVVVEVYRRNGAWKVRAVGQGYANGLAGIATDFGVSVEEPATPAAPATAPAPAAPAAPPVQAPPPSGPPAGFQAPPPPTPSAAPPAPPAAAPAAVGAPSSGKINLDKGRVSLQKNQTVSLVKGGRPLLSSVKMGLGWEPAFRSKDIDLDASVIAFGVDRKKIDACFFGKLAILNGAIQHSGDNLTGEGGGDDETITVHLGGLPPEVTGLVFTVNSFSGQKFTDVAKAYCRLVDGQTGEELVRFDITHAEPRTGVMMAKLIKQFSGEWEMTAMGEYVDSRTVRGMVKPAGKAL, from the coding sequence CCTCCCCGTCGCCCGAGTGGCGGTGGACGTCACCGCCCCGGTGCGGCTCGACGTGTCGGGCCTGCTGCTCACCGCCCATGGCAAGGTGCGCTCCGACGACGACTTCGTCTTCTACAACCAGCCGTCCGGCCCCGGTGTGACCCACCGCGCGGGCGCCGGGGGCGCGGGCGACACCATCACCGTCGACACCGCCGCCGTCCCCGCCGACATCGAGAAGATCGTGGTGACCGCGAGCCTGGACCAGCCGGGTGCGACGTTCTCGGGCACCGAGCCCACCGCCACCGTCCGCGGCGCCGATGACGGTGCCGTGATCGCCTCCTTCACCCCGCCCCGGCTCGGCACCGAGACCGCGCTCGTGGTCGTGGAGGTCTACCGGCGGAACGGTGCGTGGAAGGTCCGCGCGGTGGGCCAGGGTTACGCCAACGGGCTGGCGGGGATCGCCACCGACTTCGGCGTCTCGGTCGAGGAGCCCGCCACACCCGCCGCTCCGGCCACGGCCCCGGCCCCGGCCGCGCCCGCCGCGCCACCGGTGCAGGCGCCGCCGCCGTCCGGTCCGCCCGCCGGTTTCCAGGCCCCGCCGCCGCCCACGCCGAGCGCCGCGCCGCCCGCTCCCCCGGCCGCCGCGCCCGCCGCTGTCGGTGCACCGTCCAGCGGCAAGATCAACCTCGACAAGGGGCGGGTCAGCCTCCAGAAGAACCAGACCGTCTCACTGGTCAAGGGCGGCCGTCCGCTGCTCAGCTCGGTGAAGATGGGCCTCGGCTGGGAGCCCGCCTTCCGCAGCAAGGACATCGACCTCGACGCGTCGGTCATCGCCTTCGGTGTCGACCGCAAGAAGATCGACGCCTGCTTCTTCGGCAAGCTGGCGATTCTCAACGGCGCGATCCAGCACTCCGGTGACAACCTCACCGGTGAGGGCGGGGGCGACGACGAGACCATCACCGTCCACCTGGGCGGACTGCCGCCGGAGGTCACCGGGCTGGTCTTCACGGTCAACTCCTTCTCCGGCCAGAAGTTCACCGATGTGGCGAAGGCGTACTGCCGCCTGGTCGACGGCCAGACCGGGGAGGAGCTGGTCCGCTTCGACATCACGCACGCCGAGCCGCGCACGGGCGTGATGATGGCGAAGCTGATCAAGCAGTTCTCGGGTGAGTGGGAGATGACAGCGATGGGTGAGTACGTGGACTCACGGACCGTGCGCGGCATGGTCAAGCCCGCCGGAAAGGCCCTCTGA